Proteins from a single region of Catenulispora acidiphila DSM 44928:
- a CDS encoding 3-hydroxybutyryl-CoA dehydrogenase: MPHDLRLIGVVGCGQMGSGIAEVCARAGFDVVVTETTTAAATAGRTRIEASLTRAADRGKITDVERKEALHRITVTADFDRLADRDLVIEAVAENEALKLDVFTRLDRTVRSRDAILATNTSSIPVIRLATATSRPDHVIGLHFFNPVPVLKLVELIPCLATSPETEARTTTFATRSLAKHPIRSRDQAGFIVNALLIPYLLSATRMLESGMASRQDIDQGMVLGCAYPLGPLALADLIGLDTVKAIAESMYAEFKDPHHSPPPLLTRMVEAGHLGRKTGRGFHSYS, translated from the coding sequence GTGCCGCATGACCTCCGCCTGATCGGCGTCGTCGGCTGCGGCCAAATGGGCTCGGGCATCGCAGAGGTCTGCGCCCGAGCCGGCTTCGACGTGGTGGTCACCGAAACCACCACCGCAGCCGCCACCGCCGGCCGCACCCGGATCGAAGCCTCCCTGACCCGCGCCGCCGACCGAGGCAAGATCACGGACGTCGAGCGCAAGGAGGCCCTGCACCGCATCACGGTCACCGCCGACTTCGACCGCCTAGCCGACCGCGACCTGGTGATCGAAGCCGTCGCCGAGAACGAGGCCCTCAAACTCGACGTCTTCACCCGCCTGGACCGCACGGTCCGCTCCCGCGACGCCATCCTGGCCACGAACACCTCGAGCATCCCGGTGATCCGCCTGGCCACCGCGACATCCCGCCCCGACCACGTGATCGGCCTGCATTTCTTCAACCCGGTCCCGGTCCTGAAGCTGGTCGAACTCATCCCCTGTCTGGCAACCAGCCCCGAAACCGAAGCCCGCACCACAACCTTCGCCACCCGATCCCTCGCCAAGCACCCCATCCGATCCCGCGACCAAGCAGGCTTCATCGTCAACGCCCTCCTGATCCCCTACCTCCTCAGCGCCACCAGAATGCTCGAATCAGGCATGGCCTCCCGCCAAGACATAGACCAAGGCATGGTCCTCGGCTGCGCCTACCCCCTAGGCCCACTAGCCCTAGCCGACCTCATCGGCCTGGACACGGTCAAAGCCATCGCAGAATCCATGTACGCCGAATTCAAGGACCCCCACCACTCCCCGCCCCCACTCCTCACCCGCATGGTCGAAGCCGGACACCTCGGCCGCAAAACCGGGCGGGGTTTTCACAGCTACAGCTGA
- a CDS encoding acyl-CoA dehydrogenase family protein, translating to MDFRLTQRQLDLQTAARDLADFLTKYELACEEDNGLPPEAHAEVRDAVLNAGLQAINMPAEWGGAGLTIFEQAVVQEQLGRLTGALWDMVWRPANALRFCTPGQRERFLEPVIRGERRDCYAVTEPNAGSDPQNLTTTARKVDDGWSIDGEKWFVTVGDHADFIIVLAAAGEDRAPTLFLVDKATQGVAVQRTPRFMHTFVYEHPEFTFTDVFVPDDQVLGGLGEGYDITRAWFTEERLMIAARTIGAAERALELAREWAVRREQFGQPIANFQLIQGMLADCAVDIAVNRAYFLQVAWEISQPDADRKTLHAKAAIAKLTASEASNRVIDRCVQIFGGRGYDRSYAVERLYRELRVDRIWEGTSEIQRLIISGELIKRGTNVLRLPS from the coding sequence ATGGACTTCCGACTCACCCAGCGCCAGCTCGACCTGCAGACCGCGGCCCGCGACCTGGCGGACTTCCTGACCAAGTACGAGCTCGCCTGCGAGGAGGACAACGGCCTGCCGCCGGAGGCGCACGCCGAGGTGCGCGACGCGGTTCTCAACGCGGGACTGCAGGCGATCAACATGCCGGCCGAATGGGGCGGCGCCGGCCTGACCATCTTCGAGCAGGCCGTGGTGCAGGAGCAGCTGGGCCGGCTGACCGGCGCGCTGTGGGACATGGTGTGGCGCCCGGCCAACGCGCTGCGCTTCTGCACGCCGGGGCAGCGCGAGCGCTTCCTGGAGCCGGTGATCCGCGGCGAGCGCCGGGACTGCTACGCCGTCACCGAGCCGAACGCCGGCTCCGACCCGCAGAACCTGACGACCACCGCGCGCAAGGTCGACGACGGCTGGTCGATCGACGGCGAGAAGTGGTTCGTGACGGTCGGCGACCACGCGGACTTCATCATCGTGCTGGCCGCGGCAGGCGAGGACCGCGCCCCGACCCTGTTCCTGGTGGACAAGGCGACGCAAGGCGTGGCGGTGCAACGCACACCGCGCTTCATGCACACCTTCGTCTACGAGCACCCGGAGTTCACGTTCACGGACGTCTTCGTGCCCGACGACCAGGTCCTCGGCGGGCTCGGCGAGGGTTACGACATCACCCGCGCCTGGTTCACCGAGGAGCGCCTGATGATCGCCGCCCGCACGATCGGCGCCGCCGAGCGCGCACTGGAGCTGGCACGCGAGTGGGCGGTGCGCCGCGAGCAGTTCGGGCAGCCGATCGCGAACTTCCAGCTGATCCAGGGCATGCTCGCCGACTGCGCGGTCGACATCGCGGTCAACCGCGCCTACTTCCTCCAGGTCGCCTGGGAGATCTCGCAGCCGGACGCCGACCGCAAGACCCTGCACGCCAAGGCGGCGATCGCCAAGCTCACGGCGAGCGAGGCGTCCAACCGCGTGATCGACCGCTGCGTGCAGATCTTCGGCGGCCGCGGCTACGACCGCTCCTACGCGGTCGAGCGCCTGTACCGTGAGCTGCGCGTGGACCGCATCTGGGAGGGCACCTCCGAGATCCAGCGCCTGATCATCTCTGGCGAGCTGATCAAGCGCGGCACCAATGTCCTGCGACTGCCCTCGTGA
- a CDS encoding acyl-CoA dehydrogenase family protein, producing the protein MDFRYTPAQQDLKRRAADYVKLLIQYEDQAEQARGALPKSIVRELTLAAMDAGVYAINMPVEWGGPGLSLLEQVIVEEEFGKATNCLWDIPWRPSNVLAYGTPEQREKYLLPIIRGEKFDAFAVTEPEAGSDPSSGVTVATRTAGGWLLNGEKWFVTCGDIADFLLVQADAIVEGAQGPEKLATLFFVDKNAPGLEMTRVPHFMHHAVNGHPEFTLTDVFVADEDVLGDVGEGYELTKEWFTDERLMIAARTVGAAERALSEARDWAVRRQAFGQPIAEFQLIQGMLADCAVDIAVNRAYTHQVAWEADQPDTDRKTLHAKASTAKLAASEAAGRVADRCVQIFGGRGYDSAFAVERIFRELRVDRIWEGTSEIQRVIIANELIKRGTRSLALPRPAAATDITAATAAPASATTNED; encoded by the coding sequence ATGGACTTCCGATACACGCCTGCCCAGCAGGACCTCAAACGGCGCGCCGCCGACTACGTCAAGCTCCTCATTCAGTACGAGGACCAGGCTGAGCAAGCCCGTGGCGCGCTGCCGAAGAGCATCGTCAGGGAGCTGACACTCGCCGCGATGGACGCCGGCGTCTACGCGATCAACATGCCGGTCGAGTGGGGCGGCCCGGGGCTGTCGCTGCTGGAGCAGGTGATCGTCGAGGAGGAGTTCGGCAAGGCGACGAACTGTCTGTGGGACATCCCCTGGCGGCCCTCGAACGTCCTGGCTTACGGCACGCCGGAGCAGCGGGAGAAGTACCTGCTGCCGATCATCCGCGGCGAGAAGTTCGACGCCTTCGCGGTCACCGAGCCCGAGGCGGGATCGGACCCCTCCAGCGGCGTCACGGTCGCCACGCGCACCGCCGGGGGATGGCTGCTCAACGGTGAGAAGTGGTTCGTCACCTGCGGGGACATCGCCGACTTCCTGCTGGTGCAGGCAGATGCGATTGTCGAGGGTGCCCAGGGTCCTGAGAAGCTTGCGACGCTGTTCTTCGTCGACAAGAACGCGCCGGGTCTGGAGATGACGCGCGTCCCGCACTTCATGCACCACGCGGTCAACGGGCATCCGGAGTTCACGCTCACCGACGTGTTCGTCGCTGACGAGGACGTGCTGGGAGACGTCGGCGAGGGCTATGAACTCACCAAGGAATGGTTCACCGACGAGCGCCTGATGATCGCGGCGCGGACCGTCGGCGCCGCCGAGCGCGCGCTGTCGGAAGCCCGCGACTGGGCCGTGCGACGCCAGGCGTTCGGCCAGCCGATCGCCGAGTTCCAGCTGATCCAGGGCATGCTCGCCGACTGCGCCGTGGACATCGCGGTCAACCGCGCCTACACCCACCAGGTCGCGTGGGAGGCCGACCAGCCGGACACCGACCGCAAGACCCTGCACGCCAAGGCCTCGACGGCCAAGCTCGCCGCGAGCGAGGCGGCCGGGCGGGTCGCGGACCGCTGCGTGCAGATCTTCGGCGGCCGCGGCTACGACAGCGCGTTCGCCGTCGAGCGCATCTTCCGGGAGCTGCGCGTGGACCGGATCTGGGAGGGGACCTCCGAGATCCAGCGCGTGATCATCGCCAACGAGCTGATCAAGCGCGGGACCCGGTCGCTCGCCCTGCCCCGCCCCGCCGCAGCCACCGACATCACCGCGGCCACCGCTGCCCCTGCTTCCGCCACCACGAACGAGGACTGA
- a CDS encoding acetate--CoA ligase family protein — protein MSRDLAPLFDPVSVAVVGASDDPAKYGHAIASQALRAPHRRPIHLVNRRGGTVLGQAAATSLTAIGEPVGLVVVSVPAAVYEETVEEALACGASAIVAVTAGFAETGADGLARQRAVAERVRAAGAVLVGPNCLGIADNTTELYLASDAFDLGGVALLSQSGNLALELQLSFAPHGLGFSRFVSLGNQSDVTLVDLVEDCARHEATQAIAVYAEDFGDGRAFAAAAAAAGKAVVLLSAGRGSAAARSAASHTGALTTSSDIVAAACRDAGVELVRTPREMTAVLAAVVGSRRARGRRVAVFTDGGGHGVVAADAAEAAGFDVPELGAQVQNRLAAHLWGPSALGNPVDLAGMGEQDPMSYANVVRTLLDADEVDAVLMTGYFGGYSADSGGLGGAQGSLGAAELAAADSIARAVRASPKPVVAQSMYPDAPSCQTMQAAGIPVFAAIEDAARALQAVVVMVGDVAGGAAAIDPLPEPAAPMTDTGYYATRALLAEAGVRFPASAEICDEDALRSFARGTSGPFVLKALHLLHKSDAGGVALNLADEEALVAAYRETHARLTASSYSVEEMADLGGGVELIVGVNRDPRFGPIAMVGLGGVFTEVLGDVAFALAPVSAARAEAMLRGLRCAALLDGVRGRPAVDVAAAAKAIEQITGVAAAHHDIAEFEVNPLLALPSGTLALDARAVPLVPLSPSEQALSEQALPEH, from the coding sequence GTGAGCCGGGACCTGGCGCCGCTCTTCGACCCGGTGTCTGTGGCCGTGGTCGGGGCGAGCGACGATCCGGCGAAGTACGGGCACGCCATCGCCTCGCAAGCTTTGCGCGCGCCGCACCGCCGGCCGATCCATCTGGTGAACCGGCGCGGGGGTACCGTGCTCGGCCAGGCTGCGGCGACCAGCCTGACCGCGATCGGCGAGCCGGTCGGGCTGGTCGTGGTCTCGGTTCCGGCTGCGGTATACGAGGAGACCGTTGAGGAAGCCTTGGCGTGCGGCGCGAGTGCGATCGTCGCGGTCACCGCAGGTTTCGCTGAGACCGGCGCCGACGGTCTGGCGCGGCAGCGAGCGGTCGCCGAACGCGTGCGCGCCGCCGGTGCGGTCCTGGTCGGACCGAACTGCCTGGGCATCGCCGACAACACCACCGAGCTGTATCTGGCCTCCGACGCCTTCGATCTCGGCGGCGTCGCGCTGCTGAGTCAGAGTGGGAATCTCGCGCTGGAACTCCAGCTCTCCTTTGCGCCGCACGGTCTGGGCTTCTCGCGCTTCGTTTCGTTGGGCAACCAGTCCGACGTCACGCTCGTGGATCTGGTCGAGGACTGTGCGCGTCACGAGGCGACGCAGGCGATCGCGGTCTACGCCGAGGACTTCGGCGACGGCAGGGCTTTCGCGGCGGCAGCTGCTGCGGCGGGCAAGGCGGTGGTGCTGCTCAGCGCCGGACGCGGGTCGGCTGCGGCGCGCAGTGCGGCGTCGCACACCGGGGCGCTGACGACCTCCTCGGACATCGTCGCGGCCGCGTGCCGGGACGCGGGTGTCGAGCTGGTGCGCACGCCGAGGGAGATGACCGCTGTGCTCGCGGCGGTCGTGGGGAGCCGTCGGGCTCGCGGACGCCGCGTCGCGGTGTTCACCGACGGCGGCGGTCACGGTGTCGTCGCCGCGGATGCTGCTGAGGCTGCCGGATTCGACGTTCCCGAGCTTGGCGCGCAGGTCCAGAACCGGTTGGCAGCACACCTGTGGGGTCCCTCGGCGCTCGGTAATCCGGTCGACCTGGCGGGCATGGGGGAGCAGGACCCGATGTCGTACGCGAACGTCGTCCGGACGCTGCTGGACGCCGACGAGGTCGATGCCGTCCTGATGACCGGCTACTTCGGGGGCTACTCCGCCGATTCCGGAGGTCTCGGCGGTGCGCAGGGATCGCTTGGCGCCGCTGAGCTCGCCGCTGCCGATTCGATCGCGCGGGCGGTGCGAGCGTCGCCGAAGCCGGTGGTCGCGCAGTCGATGTATCCGGACGCGCCGAGCTGCCAGACCATGCAGGCGGCTGGGATTCCGGTGTTCGCGGCGATCGAGGATGCGGCGCGTGCGTTGCAGGCGGTCGTGGTCATGGTCGGGGACGTCGCTGGTGGCGCCGCGGCGATCGATCCGCTGCCGGAGCCGGCCGCGCCGATGACCGATACCGGGTACTACGCCACGCGCGCCCTGCTCGCCGAGGCAGGCGTCCGATTCCCCGCCTCCGCCGAGATCTGCGATGAGGACGCGTTGCGGTCGTTCGCGCGCGGTACGTCAGGGCCCTTCGTTCTCAAGGCTCTGCATCTGCTTCACAAGTCCGATGCCGGTGGCGTCGCCTTGAACCTCGCTGACGAGGAGGCTCTGGTCGCCGCGTATCGCGAGACGCACGCGCGCTTGACCGCCTCGTCGTACTCGGTCGAGGAGATGGCGGACCTGGGAGGCGGCGTCGAGCTGATCGTCGGCGTCAACCGTGACCCGCGCTTCGGTCCGATCGCGATGGTCGGTCTGGGCGGGGTGTTCACCGAGGTTCTTGGCGATGTCGCGTTCGCCCTCGCGCCGGTCTCGGCGGCCCGCGCCGAAGCGATGCTGCGCGGTCTGCGCTGCGCCGCTCTGCTGGACGGGGTGCGCGGGCGTCCGGCGGTCGACGTGGCCGCCGCCGCCAAGGCGATCGAGCAGATCACTGGGGTCGCCGCCGCGCACCACGACATCGCAGAGTTCGAAGTCAATCCACTGCTGGCGCTGCCGTCGGGGACGCTCGCGCTGGACGCCCGTGCCGTGCCGCTGGTCCCGCTTTCCCCTTCCGAGCAAGCACTTTCCGAGCAAGCACTTCCTGAGCACTGA
- a CDS encoding ferredoxin — MKLLVDATLCEGYGVCQEQAPAQIDLDDFGYAAVTEAEVPADGEPAARAAVAACPNRALRLESRP, encoded by the coding sequence ATGAAACTGCTAGTGGACGCCACCCTCTGTGAGGGCTACGGCGTGTGTCAGGAACAAGCTCCCGCTCAGATCGACCTCGACGACTTCGGCTATGCCGCGGTCACCGAGGCCGAGGTTCCGGCTGACGGCGAACCGGCTGCCCGGGCCGCCGTCGCCGCATGCCCGAACCGCGCGCTGCGGCTGGAGTCGCGGCCGTGA
- a CDS encoding NADH-ubiquinone oxidoreductase-F iron-sulfur binding region domain-containing protein yields MTQIHSLMPGSAPLLGERPDRREARDAYWHAGGYRDLSPDLLVNRIKAAGLRGRGGAGFPAAAKLLAVRAAGSVPVVVANGGEGEPGSVKDRWLMRARPHLVLDGMLRAADITRAARCYVYVADDEAAESMRRALAEREPYVPTQIVRVAHTYVAGEETAVVRRINGGPALPTAKPPRPFESGVDGVPTLVANVETLARIALLAARPQTPDSLLLTVSGPGLEPELVEAPVGTSLQALAYRADRLGTPGVLMGGMFGGILDPRGLRTELEAAALTAAGSALGCGAVHFLAPGECPVALAAEGLAFLADESSRQCGVCVTGTAALARTMASAVHGTAEPDDLARLSKWSQSLRRRGACGLLDAAANLAASLLRSFGPLTEAHIEGRSPCCLSDRLLEADRFRVAPPTVFAISQPISAPR; encoded by the coding sequence ATGACCCAGATCCATTCCCTGATGCCGGGTTCCGCGCCGCTGCTCGGCGAAAGACCCGACCGGCGTGAAGCCCGTGATGCCTATTGGCACGCTGGCGGTTACCGCGACCTGTCGCCGGATCTGCTGGTGAACCGCATCAAGGCGGCAGGGCTGCGCGGCCGGGGTGGCGCCGGCTTCCCGGCGGCAGCCAAGCTGCTCGCCGTGCGCGCCGCCGGCTCGGTCCCGGTCGTCGTCGCCAACGGCGGCGAAGGAGAACCGGGATCGGTCAAGGACCGCTGGCTGATGCGGGCGCGGCCGCACCTCGTCCTGGACGGGATGTTGCGCGCCGCCGACATCACCCGCGCCGCACGCTGCTACGTCTACGTGGCCGACGACGAGGCCGCCGAGAGCATGCGTCGCGCGCTGGCCGAGCGGGAGCCGTACGTGCCCACGCAGATCGTGCGGGTCGCGCACACCTATGTCGCCGGCGAGGAGACGGCGGTGGTCCGGCGGATCAACGGCGGGCCCGCACTGCCGACCGCGAAACCGCCGCGACCCTTTGAATCCGGTGTCGACGGCGTCCCGACGCTCGTCGCGAACGTCGAGACTCTGGCGCGGATCGCGCTGCTGGCCGCACGGCCACAGACCCCGGACTCACTGCTGCTGACGGTCTCCGGTCCGGGTCTGGAACCGGAACTGGTCGAGGCGCCGGTCGGCACGTCGTTGCAGGCGCTGGCCTACCGCGCGGACCGGCTCGGTACTCCTGGCGTCCTGATGGGCGGCATGTTCGGAGGAATCCTCGATCCCCGCGGCCTGCGGACCGAACTCGAAGCGGCGGCGCTGACCGCGGCGGGATCGGCGCTCGGCTGCGGAGCCGTGCACTTCCTCGCGCCTGGCGAGTGTCCGGTGGCGCTCGCCGCCGAGGGATTGGCGTTTCTCGCCGATGAGAGCAGCCGTCAGTGCGGGGTGTGCGTCACCGGGACTGCCGCGTTGGCGCGCACGATGGCGTCCGCGGTCCACGGCACCGCCGAGCCTGACGACCTGGCTCGGCTGAGCAAGTGGTCGCAAAGCCTGCGCCGTCGTGGCGCGTGCGGCCTGCTCGACGCCGCGGCGAACCTCGCTGCCTCTCTGCTGCGCTCCTTCGGCCCGCTCACCGAAGCCCACATCGAAGGACGCAGCCCTTGTTGCCTGTCCGACCGGCTGCTGGAAGCTGACCGGTTCCGGGTGGCGCCTCCGACCGTCTTCGCCATCAGTCAGCCCATATCAGCACCGCGATAG
- a CDS encoding aromatic ring-hydroxylating oxygenase subunit alpha — protein MPITEPLSASAPPGPHPQDPPPALAARYYTDPALAEAELRAVFAKTWQLVCHESDLPNPGSRLAAWAAGREVLVVRDAEGGLAAFLNVCRHRGTRLVDAPEPEPKAAEAIRCPYHGWTYKLDGSLVGAPEGRQIPCLDKPKLGLFTVAVESFLGFVFVNVDGTAAPLAQTCAGLAEQVGRYAGAELVPVGRDRIHDLDKAEVQSANWKVAVDNYLEGYHVPVAHPGLMRLLDYQNYRITEAAEDYVLFQTPLRDKPSSNWRERLYQRLTSTMPGLRAEDQRMWRYAVIYPNTLLDFYPDHVLAWTAIPAGQERVAVPGGFYTRRGSSRRTRLARRLNIAIGWITSDEDAELLRRVQHGIRTPGFEPGPLSRREAGVGWFADRIRADMPVRGDGSDGPR, from the coding sequence GTGCCGATCACCGAACCACTGAGTGCGTCAGCTCCCCCGGGCCCGCACCCGCAAGACCCGCCGCCGGCTCTGGCGGCGCGCTACTACACCGATCCGGCGCTCGCCGAGGCCGAGCTGCGCGCGGTCTTCGCCAAGACCTGGCAGCTCGTCTGCCACGAGTCCGACCTGCCGAACCCGGGCTCCCGGCTGGCGGCCTGGGCCGCCGGACGCGAGGTGCTCGTGGTCCGCGACGCCGAGGGCGGGCTGGCCGCGTTCCTCAATGTCTGCCGCCACCGCGGCACCCGGCTGGTCGACGCCCCCGAGCCGGAGCCGAAGGCCGCCGAGGCGATCCGCTGCCCGTACCACGGCTGGACCTACAAGCTCGACGGCTCGCTCGTCGGCGCGCCGGAGGGCCGGCAGATCCCGTGCCTGGACAAGCCGAAGCTCGGGCTGTTCACCGTCGCTGTGGAGTCCTTCTTGGGCTTCGTCTTCGTCAACGTCGACGGCACCGCGGCACCGCTGGCGCAGACCTGCGCGGGCCTGGCCGAGCAGGTCGGCCGCTACGCCGGCGCCGAGCTGGTCCCGGTGGGCCGCGACCGGATCCACGATCTGGACAAGGCCGAGGTGCAGAGCGCCAACTGGAAGGTCGCGGTCGACAACTACCTGGAGGGCTACCACGTACCGGTGGCGCACCCCGGGCTGATGCGGCTGCTCGACTACCAGAACTACCGAATCACCGAGGCGGCCGAGGATTACGTCCTGTTCCAGACACCGCTGCGCGACAAGCCCTCGTCCAACTGGCGCGAACGGCTCTACCAGCGGCTGACCTCGACGATGCCGGGACTGCGCGCCGAGGACCAGCGGATGTGGCGGTACGCCGTCATCTACCCGAACACGCTGCTCGACTTCTACCCCGACCACGTTCTCGCCTGGACCGCCATCCCCGCGGGCCAGGAACGCGTCGCCGTCCCCGGCGGCTTCTACACCCGCCGCGGCTCCAGCCGCCGCACCCGCCTGGCGCGCCGGCTCAACATCGCGATCGGCTGGATCACGAGCGATGAGGACGCCGAACTGCTGCGCCGGGTGCAGCACGGCATCCGCACTCCCGGCTTCGAACCCGGTCCGCTGTCGCGCCGCGAGGCCGGCGTCGGCTGGTTCGCCGATAGGATCCGAGCCGATATGCCGGTGCGTGGTGACGGGAGCGATGGACCGCGATGA
- a CDS encoding TetR/AcrR family transcriptional regulator has product MSAEARTEQTRAAILRAACEVIAETGFEKVRMRMVAERAGVSTAALHYHFATREKLFLEALRFSYDTTGSAEGKADPPAEAPQTWLLARAIDDCLPGDTELRRDFLLWQELHLRAVRDPDSRTVARDLYANLRDWIAGIVRDGQSAGEFGPCDVGRFADLVIALTDGYGARILLGASALTLDDARDQIWAVVAPQLGVHTPIPAAGTRTAAV; this is encoded by the coding sequence ATGAGCGCTGAGGCCAGGACCGAGCAGACCCGCGCGGCGATCCTGCGAGCCGCGTGCGAGGTCATCGCAGAGACCGGATTCGAGAAGGTCAGGATGCGGATGGTCGCCGAGCGGGCCGGGGTGTCCACGGCCGCGCTCCACTACCACTTCGCCACGCGCGAGAAGCTCTTCCTGGAAGCACTGCGCTTCTCCTACGACACCACGGGCTCCGCGGAGGGCAAGGCCGATCCGCCGGCCGAGGCGCCGCAGACCTGGCTGTTGGCCCGCGCCATCGACGACTGCCTGCCCGGCGACACCGAGCTGCGCCGCGACTTCCTGCTCTGGCAGGAGCTGCATCTGCGCGCGGTCCGGGACCCCGACTCGCGGACCGTCGCGCGCGATCTGTACGCGAACCTGCGGGACTGGATCGCCGGGATCGTCCGCGACGGCCAGAGCGCCGGCGAGTTCGGGCCCTGCGACGTCGGGCGGTTCGCCGACCTGGTCATCGCGCTCACCGACGGCTACGGCGCGCGCATCCTGCTCGGCGCCTCGGCGCTGACGCTGGACGACGCGCGCGACCAGATCTGGGCGGTCGTCGCCCCGCAGCTCGGCGTGCACACGCCGATCCCGGCGGCCGGCACGCGGACCGCCGCGGTGTAA
- a CDS encoding polyamine ABC transporter substrate-binding protein — translation MSRQSSEESFELSRRSLLRAGMAGTVGLAAAGCGFTGSNQSSSAAGADGTAGAAATSAEPPIDVKVDGDLVYFNWADYVDPSVFDGFQKEYGVKVVQSNFDSMESMGAKLAAGNKYDVVFPSAKWTQRLAVAGKLRRIDHSALKNAPAIFDHYDYFQDPWYDTASAHSVPFTMYKTGIGWRKDKLGDLTGSWQDLWSPAASGNVFLLDDQDEALGMAALKLGLPINTADSGDLAKIDAELKNLRSHLRGFSSDDYNNLLNGNALMTQAWSGDMVSVLNQANDASVYGFQTAKEGSPVNTDCYAIPANAEHPGTAMLFIDYMLRPENVLKNIDYIGYPMPVNGTEDAYAKLVAQFPQCVVKPEDLVNDHMFQNGTAAQGHARDAVWTDVKAG, via the coding sequence ATGTCCCGCCAGTCTTCCGAGGAGTCCTTCGAGCTGTCCCGCCGATCGCTCCTGCGCGCCGGGATGGCCGGCACCGTCGGCCTGGCCGCGGCCGGCTGCGGTTTCACCGGGTCGAACCAGTCCTCGTCCGCCGCCGGAGCGGACGGGACCGCGGGTGCGGCCGCGACGTCCGCCGAGCCGCCGATCGACGTCAAGGTGGACGGCGACCTCGTCTACTTCAACTGGGCCGATTACGTCGACCCGTCGGTCTTCGACGGGTTCCAGAAGGAGTACGGCGTCAAGGTCGTCCAGTCCAACTTCGACTCGATGGAGTCGATGGGCGCCAAACTGGCCGCCGGGAACAAGTACGACGTCGTCTTCCCGTCGGCCAAATGGACCCAGCGCCTGGCCGTCGCCGGGAAGCTGCGCCGCATCGACCACTCGGCGCTGAAGAACGCCCCGGCGATCTTCGACCATTACGACTACTTCCAGGACCCCTGGTACGACACGGCTTCCGCGCACAGCGTCCCCTTCACCATGTACAAAACCGGGATCGGCTGGCGCAAGGACAAGCTCGGGGACCTCACCGGTTCCTGGCAGGACCTGTGGTCGCCGGCCGCCAGCGGGAACGTCTTCCTGTTGGACGACCAGGACGAGGCGCTGGGCATGGCGGCGCTCAAGCTGGGCCTGCCGATCAACACCGCCGACTCCGGCGATCTGGCGAAGATCGACGCCGAGCTGAAGAACCTACGCTCCCACCTGCGCGGCTTCTCCAGCGACGACTACAACAACCTGCTCAACGGCAACGCGTTGATGACGCAGGCGTGGAGCGGCGACATGGTCTCGGTGCTCAACCAGGCCAACGACGCCTCGGTCTACGGATTCCAGACGGCGAAGGAGGGCTCGCCGGTGAACACCGACTGCTACGCGATCCCGGCGAACGCCGAGCATCCCGGGACGGCGATGCTCTTCATCGACTACATGCTCCGGCCGGAGAACGTCCTCAAGAACATCGACTACATCGGGTACCCGATGCCGGTGAACGGCACCGAGGACGCCTACGCGAAGCTCGTCGCGCAGTTCCCGCAGTGCGTCGTCAAGCCCGAGGACCTGGTGAACGACCACATGTTCCAGAACGGCACGGCTGCCCAGGGGCACGCCCGCGACGCCGTGTGGACCGACGTGAAAGCGGGCTGA